Proteins from a single region of Apium graveolens cultivar Ventura chromosome 7, ASM990537v1, whole genome shotgun sequence:
- the LOC141674295 gene encoding nuclear transcription factor Y subunit B-4-like has translation MVDDEPDRLLPIANVGRIMKKILPANAKISKEAKETIQECASEFISFVTVEASDKCQKENRKTVNGDDICWALVSLGLDDHAEATGKYLYKFREFERERANQRKAIGTAGTEEKETSDSLQIN, from the coding sequence ATGGTTGATGATGAGCCTGACAGATTGCTTCCAATTGCAAATGTTGGTCGGATAATGAAGAAAATTCTGCCAGCAAATGCCAAGATTTCAAAAGAGGCGAAAGAAACAATACAGGAATGTGCATCTGAGTTCATTAGTTTTGTTACTGTTGAGGCATCTGACAAGTGTCAAAAGGAGAACCGCAAAACGGTCAATGGAGATGACATCTGTTGGGCTCTTGTTTCACTAGGGCTTGATGACCATGCTGAGGCTACTGGAAAGTACTTGTATAAATTCAGAGAGTTCGAAAGAGAGCGAGCTAATCAAAGAAAAGCCATCGGTACTGCAGGCACAGAAGAAAAGGAAACATCAGATTCACtacaaattaattaa